TTTTTGCTGCCCCTGTTATTGATCTTTCTCTTAGGTGCTTCGCTCTCCGGTGTTGTTGGTGACAAAGAAGGCTCCTCTAATATTGATATAGTACGGGTAGGTGTAGTTAATCTTTCTGGTGAGGGCTATGAAAGCTCGGTGATGGTGGATAGCTTTTTGAAGTCAACAGAGCTTAAGGATATCATTACTCCGGTTATGGTGGATAGTCGAGAGGCGGCTGAAAGCGGTCTGCGTACAGGGAAATATGGTTATGCGGTTATCGTCCCTTCAGGCTTTGATAGTAAGGTGCAGAGCGGTGAAACAGCAAAGCTAGAGTTTATACTTGGCAAAAAAAGTACAGACAACAGGGTCGCAGGGATTGTATTCGATAATTTTCTGAGAAATCTTAATTATAAGCAGTCTGTGGCGATGACACTGGGTCCAACAGCAGTGAGCGCTATTGCATCTAGTTCTTCCAGTAATCAGCCTTCCGTTAAACTTGGAGAACTGAGCGAGGGAGGGTATTCCTATACTTCTTCCCAATTTTATGCGGTGTCTATGATGCTGATGTTTCTACTCTATAGTGGATTGACTGTATCAACATCTCTTTTTAATGAAAAAGAAAATCATACCCTTTTCCGAATAAATTCAATGCCCGTCAAAGGCTCTGAACTATTCATTGGTAAAATGCTTGGCGTAGGTGTTGTAAGTATAGTGCAGTGCGCAGCGATTATCATTCTAACGAATGTGCTCTTCGGTGTGAATTGGGGAAATCGTCCGGGCCTGTTGCTCCTATTTTGCCTGCTGATGATTGTGGCTTCGATGACGTTATCTATCGTTATTTCTATGTTCACTAAGACTGGTGCGAGCGCGAGAAGTGTGGTTACGGTGCTCACTGTGAGTATGACCTTCATTAGCGGAGGGATGGCCCCCCTTCCAGAATCGTGGGTGAACTCTATAGGAGTTTTTACGATTAACCATTGGGCAATGCAGGCGATCTTGAAAATGATGCTTCACGCCGATGTGTCGCAAATCTTGCCGAATTTAGGAGTTTTATCACTAATCTGTTTGGTGCTGTTCAGTGCAGCTGTTATTTCGTATCGGAAGGTGGGTTACCGTGGATAAGATCTTTACGATTGGCTGGAATATGGTGAAACGAACCATTGGCACTAGGAAGGGCGTACTCATATATATTCTTCTTCCTTGTATTGTACTCGCAGGTATTGTTTCCGTTACTGGAGGGATGGGTGAGAGCCCGGCAGTCGTGCTGTATTCCAATTTGGATAACGGGGCTGCAGGTAAGCACTTGCTCGCTGAACTAAAGAAAACCGGCGATTATAAATTTGTTGAAAAGACTGACGAGTCTGCTTTAAGAGAGGGAGTTGTCGATCAGAATGGAGAAGCGGGGATTCTAATTCCAGCAGGCTTCACTTCGGCACTACTTGCGGGGGAAGAACCACAAATTAGTATGTATGAGCTTAAGACGAATGAGACTTCCGTTATGATTAAATTAAAAGCAAGCGCGATTGCTGATGAAATGCGGAATACCGCCACTTTAATTGGAGCAGCTAATGTAGGATCTAGCGATACTGAAGCGCAGTTCACTACGGTCATGCAAAGAGCAGAACAACACAATGTAGGCAGCATCCGAACCGATTATAATCTCTATCCTCGGGAGGGACTGGGAGTCGTTACGGGCTTAACGCTAATGTTCCTTATGAGCTTGGTCACGAGCTCTGTGTCTCTGATTATGGATGACCGAAAAGGCCGGACCATGATGCGGATGTTCAGTGCTCCGGTTCGTTCCTACGAAATTGCCATTGGTAATTTTCTGGGTAGCTTCATTGTCGGATTGATACAGATCGTCGTCGTGCTCGCTTTAGGTCGCTGGGTGCTGCACTATGATTATGAAATTCCAATATATTTATATTTCCTAATTCTTGCGGTATTTATGCTGGTGTCCATGGGAATCGCAAGTACAGTGGCCGGGTTAATTCGTAATCCTAATAATGCCGGTATGCTGAATTCGCTTATTATCACACCGACTTGTATGCTTGGAGGCTGCTTCTGGCCGCTATCCATTATGCCAGACTATATGCAGAAGGCGGCTAACTTTGTTCCGCAAAAATGGGCTATCCAAGCGGTCGACATCGCTGCAACCGGTGGGGGCTGGAATGAGTTATGGTTACCTTTTGCCATCTTAGGTCTTATGGCTGCCGTGCTACTGGCGATTGGTTCTGCAATTCTCCGCCCAAGTGAAGCGGGGATCAACGCCTAGGAATCTTGAAATGTGAGGCTACAGAATTTCCTTTACGCGAAGGATTCTACCTAAAGTAGTGTAGATAATTCTTTATTTACTAAAATCGGCATAGTGTAAATTATCTGCATATCTTATTTACAGGCTTTAATATTACGGGTATAATATAGTTAATAATACTAAATTGAATAATTTTTTGTTTTTTGGAGGAGCCTGTCAACAAGGGCTCCTCTTTGTCTTTTTTTGGCCTGGAGATGTCCCTGGTTGGCAATTCTTATATACAACAAGGGAGTGGATGAAACATGGAGTTTGTTCTATATCTTATGCTGATTATACTATTCACCAAGCTGGCTGGTGATTTATCTGTACGACTGGGACAACCGTCGGTACTGGGTAAGCTAATTGTCGGTATTATACTGGGTCCTGCGGTACTAGGTTGGATTCAGAATGGAGAGTTTATTCATTACTTTTCAGAGGTCGGTGTTCTATTGTTGATGTTCATAGCGGGGCTTGAGACGGATCTGGATCAACTGCGTAAGAACTGGAAATCAGCTTTCGCAGTAGCCGTCGGAGGTATCATTTTACCTTTTCTAGGTGGATTCGCCATTGGAGAGATGTTTGGTTTTTCTTATGCTAATGCCTTGTTTATGGGCGTCATTCTTAGTGCCACATCGGTCAGCATATCGGTGCAGGTGCTGAAGGATATGAATAAGCTGAACACACGTGAAGGTTCTACCATTCTGGGAGCCGCCGTTGTAGATGACATCCTGGTTGTAATTTTGCTAGCTGTACTAATGAGCTTTTTCGGCACAGGAGAATCAGTATCCATTGGTCTTTTGATTACGAAAAAAGTGTTGTTCTTCGCTGTAGCGATTGTTGTGGGCTGGTTCGTTGTTCCTCGGGTTATGAAATGGATGGCTCCGCTAAAGGTGACAGAGGCAGTTATTGCAGCGGCTCTAATGATTTGCTTTGCATTTGCGTATTTCGCTGAATATATGGGGATGGCAGGAATCATCGGAGCTTTTGCAGCTGGGATCGCTATTTCTCAAACCACCTTTAAGCACACTGTGGAATCTAAGCTAGAGCCTATAGCCTATTCAATTTTTGTTCCGGTCTTTTTTGTAAGTATCGGACTCAATGTTTCCTTTGAAGGGGTTGGCAGCCAAATTGGGTTCGTCCTCCTGTTGACGGTTGTTGCTATTCTAACCAAACTGTTAGGTGGCGGTCTAGGTGCGCGTCTTACAGGCTTTAATAACCATTCGGCGGCAATTATTGGTTCGGGGATGATTTCGCGTGGTGAGGTTGCGTTGATCATCGCGGCAACAGGTCTGAGCAGTGGATTGTTGCAGCAGCAGTATTTTACTTCCGTAATTATTGTGGTCATTGTAACTACACTTGTAACACCACCACTCTTAAAATATTTGTTCCGCGATCCAGTACGCGTGGGAGAAAAATAAAATTTAGCAAAGAGGTGTTCCAAAAGCCATTTTTACATGGCTTATGGGGCACCTTTTTTTGTTGTTCTTGCATTCCTATACCTTCAGAAGGAGAAAGTCCCCCGCCTTAAGACTGAGTATAAAACCAGCCGTAGGGCTGTTTTGACATCGACCAAAAATGTCTAAACTAAATCTCGGGATGGAAAATAATACATAATGAGGCAGTCATAAGAGGAGTACCAGAAATATATGGGGTGGAAGGGGAAACGAAAATGAAATGGTTAACCAAATGGTCATTCGGTAACAAGGCTGCGGTGGGACTTTTAGTGGTAATGGCTCTAGTAGTGGGAGGACTGAGCTATACTTCGCTACCGATGGAATTTATGCCAGAGGCAGATAATCCACAAGTTACAGTAACGGTGCTCGGTCCGGGTCAGGATGCCCATGCAATGGAAACGAAGGTTACGAAGCCGATTGAAGCTGGGGCTGCTTTTGTAAAGGGGAAGAAAGAAATACTGTCCACTTCCGGGGACGGATACGCACAGGTGAACATCTTCTATGATTCGAAAACGAATATGAAGGATGCTGCTGGGGAGGTGCAAAAGGTTGTAGATTCGTTGCAGTTCCCTGAAGGGGTGATGGCTCCTTTTGTACTTCAACTGAATACTTCCATGATCCCAGTGTCGCAGATCACTCTTTCGTTTGACGAAGGTCTGACTAAAGAGAACCTCAAGCTTGCTGAAGAAACGATCATTCCAGAGATGCAACAAGCGGAAGGTGTAGCTAACGTCGCCCTATATGGCAAAGTAACTCCGCAAGTGCGAGTGAAGCTAGATCCTAAACTAATGGCTGAAAAGGGAATTACGACACCTCAAGTTCTAGGGTTACTGCAAGGACGTAATGTGTCGGCATCCCTTGGGGAGCAGACGATTGGCGGTCAGACAGGTAACGTTAACGTGGTTTCCACGATTGATAGTATCGATACCCTAAAAAAGCTACCCGTATCCTCGGGAGTTAAGTTGCAGGATATTGCTGCCGTTGAATTGAAGCAGGATCAAGAAAGCGTTAGCCGCTCGAACGGGAAAGATGTTCTTTTCGCCATAGTGACCAAAGAGGCTAATGCAAACGCAGTGAGCGTCGGAAATCATATACAAGATACCGTAGAACATATTAATAAAACGATTCCTAACGCAGAAGCAGCCGTGGTATTCAGTACATCAGATATGGTAGTTACCTCCGTGAACAGTATGATGCGTGAAGTATTACTTGGCGCATTATTCGCGACAATCGTGATTCTGTTCTTCCTGCGCAACCTGCGTGCAACACTGATTACGGCGGTTTCTATCCCGCTTTCTCTAGCAGTTACCTTATATCTGCTTGATATATCCGGCATAAGTCTGAATATTATTACACTCGGAGGTGTGGCCGTTGCGGTCGGACGTCTGGTGGATGATAGTATCGTAGTTATCGAGAATATTTACCGTAGGCTGCAAAAAGAACCCTTCTCCCGCGAAATGATCATAAGCGCAACTGGGGAAGTGGCTAGAGCAATTACTTCATCAACGATTGCAACAGTAGCTGTGTTTCTGCCTATGGGTCTTTTGCGTGGTAGCTTACAAGCCTTTTTGCTTCCGTTTGCATTAACTGTCACCTATTCATTGCTTACCTCACTCGTGGTAGCTTTGACAGTAGTTCCGCTGTTAAGCTCATGGCTTCTGAGAAGAACTTCTATGAAAGAACACGAGCCATCTAAATGGTTTGTACGATTCCTTGATTGGAATCTTCGCCGGAAATGGATCACCCTATCGCTGGGTCTCCTTCTTCTGATTGGCTCCATTGCAGCTTATGTGACTATGCCAAAAGGTGCGCTGGATGCTTCAGATGCCAGCTATGTCTCTGTTCAGTTGAATTATCCTAAGGATACCCCTGTTAAGGAGATCTTGGAAAAAGGAAAGCAGCTAGAGCAAGATCTGATGAAGCAGCCAGAAGCGGAGACGGTGATTATGCAATCAGGGAACAGTGCGGATGCGGCCCAGTGGGGCACTGTCAGCTCGGAGACTTTGGTGGACTATACCGTTGTTATGAAAAAAGGTGCAGATGCTGAGGCGTTTATCGATTATGTCCGTGATGTGAAGGATTCTTATGCAGGGGCAACACTCGTTGCCAACCAGATGAGTATGATGGGTTCAAGCTCTACCAGCGAGTATATTGATATCGTGGGTGATAATCTTACAGATATAACTGCTGTTGCAGCAGAAGTTACGGAAAAGCTAAAGACTGTGGATGGCATTCAGAAAGTTAGTAGCAATATGGAGGATACCAAACCAGTGTTTTCCTTCAAGGTAGATCCAGCACAGACGAATGCGCAAGAAATTACCATGCAATTGTCGGCTATGCTGAATCCGATCCCTATGGGCCAAATCGACCTGGACGGTACTCCTGCTGGGGTAGTGTTAGATCCGATAGCTCAGCCAAAGTCTGAGCAAGATTTAAAAGCAATGACGCTCATGACTGCTGAAGGACCAAAGCCACTATCTCATCTCGCAACCTATGAGGTTCGGAATGAACCTGCACTGTTGTTCCATAAAGATGGGAAGCCCTATGCGAGAATTACGGCGGAAGTTGATCCGAAGAAGGTGTCTGAAATCGGAGCGAGTATTAAAAAGGAAACCGATAGTCTTACTCTTCCGAAAGGTGTCACCTTGTTTGCAGGAGGAGCATCGGTCGATCAGTCAGAGGATTTCGCTGACCTTGGTATGACGGCGCTAATCTCCATTGGGTTGGTGTATCTGATCATGGT
This window of the Paenibacillus sp. FSL R10-2734 genome carries:
- a CDS encoding ABC transporter permease, encoding MDKIFTIGWNMVKRTIGTRKGVLIYILLPCIVLAGIVSVTGGMGESPAVVLYSNLDNGAAGKHLLAELKKTGDYKFVEKTDESALREGVVDQNGEAGILIPAGFTSALLAGEEPQISMYELKTNETSVMIKLKASAIADEMRNTATLIGAANVGSSDTEAQFTTVMQRAEQHNVGSIRTDYNLYPREGLGVVTGLTLMFLMSLVTSSVSLIMDDRKGRTMMRMFSAPVRSYEIAIGNFLGSFIVGLIQIVVVLALGRWVLHYDYEIPIYLYFLILAVFMLVSMGIASTVAGLIRNPNNAGMLNSLIITPTCMLGGCFWPLSIMPDYMQKAANFVPQKWAIQAVDIAATGGGWNELWLPFAILGLMAAVLLAIGSAILRPSEAGINA
- a CDS encoding monovalent cation:proton antiporter-2 (CPA2) family protein: MEFVLYLMLIILFTKLAGDLSVRLGQPSVLGKLIVGIILGPAVLGWIQNGEFIHYFSEVGVLLLMFIAGLETDLDQLRKNWKSAFAVAVGGIILPFLGGFAIGEMFGFSYANALFMGVILSATSVSISVQVLKDMNKLNTREGSTILGAAVVDDILVVILLAVLMSFFGTGESVSIGLLITKKVLFFAVAIVVGWFVVPRVMKWMAPLKVTEAVIAAALMICFAFAYFAEYMGMAGIIGAFAAGIAISQTTFKHTVESKLEPIAYSIFVPVFFVSIGLNVSFEGVGSQIGFVLLLTVVAILTKLLGGGLGARLTGFNNHSAAIIGSGMISRGEVALIIAATGLSSGLLQQQYFTSVIIVVIVTTLVTPPLLKYLFRDPVRVGEK
- a CDS encoding ABC transporter permease: MNTWTIMIYELRRLFSSRSMILNMFLLPLLLIFLLGASLSGVVGDKEGSSNIDIVRVGVVNLSGEGYESSVMVDSFLKSTELKDIITPVMVDSREAAESGLRTGKYGYAVIVPSGFDSKVQSGETAKLEFILGKKSTDNRVAGIVFDNFLRNLNYKQSVAMTLGPTAVSAIASSSSSNQPSVKLGELSEGGYSYTSSQFYAVSMMLMFLLYSGLTVSTSLFNEKENHTLFRINSMPVKGSELFIGKMLGVGVVSIVQCAAIIILTNVLFGVNWGNRPGLLLLFCLLMIVASMTLSIVISMFTKTGASARSVVTVLTVSMTFISGGMAPLPESWVNSIGVFTINHWAMQAILKMMLHADVSQILPNLGVLSLICLVLFSAAVISYRKVGYRG
- a CDS encoding efflux RND transporter permease subunit, with the translated sequence MKWLTKWSFGNKAAVGLLVVMALVVGGLSYTSLPMEFMPEADNPQVTVTVLGPGQDAHAMETKVTKPIEAGAAFVKGKKEILSTSGDGYAQVNIFYDSKTNMKDAAGEVQKVVDSLQFPEGVMAPFVLQLNTSMIPVSQITLSFDEGLTKENLKLAEETIIPEMQQAEGVANVALYGKVTPQVRVKLDPKLMAEKGITTPQVLGLLQGRNVSASLGEQTIGGQTGNVNVVSTIDSIDTLKKLPVSSGVKLQDIAAVELKQDQESVSRSNGKDVLFAIVTKEANANAVSVGNHIQDTVEHINKTIPNAEAAVVFSTSDMVVTSVNSMMREVLLGALFATIVILFFLRNLRATLITAVSIPLSLAVTLYLLDISGISLNIITLGGVAVAVGRLVDDSIVVIENIYRRLQKEPFSREMIISATGEVARAITSSTIATVAVFLPMGLLRGSLQAFLLPFALTVTYSLLTSLVVALTVVPLLSSWLLRRTSMKEHEPSKWFVRFLDWNLRRKWITLSLGLLLLIGSIAAYVTMPKGALDASDASYVSVQLNYPKDTPVKEILEKGKQLEQDLMKQPEAETVIMQSGNSADAAQWGTVSSETLVDYTVVMKKGADAEAFIDYVRDVKDSYAGATLVANQMSMMGSSSTSEYIDIVGDNLTDITAVAAEVTEKLKTVDGIQKVSSNMEDTKPVFSFKVDPAQTNAQEITMQLSAMLNPIPMGQIDLDGTPAGVVLDPIAQPKSEQDLKAMTLMTAEGPKPLSHLATYEVRNEPALLFHKDGKPYARITAEVDPKKVSEIGASIKKETDSLTLPKGVTLFAGGASVDQSEDFADLGMTALISIGLVYLIMVLTFKTLRAPLAIMFSLPLAAIGAIVGLIVSGVTPDFTALFGALMLIGIVVTNAIVLIDRIKQNEAHMSIREAILEAAGTRMRPILMTAIATICAMTPLLFGHAEMGSIVSQSLAIVVIGGLTAATLLTLVVVPAIYELFYFRKSAKERKGAVKVETPTHGA